In Halorubellus sp. JP-L1, one DNA window encodes the following:
- a CDS encoding DNA double-strand break repair nuclease NurA, translated as MTLDPVHYEGITRLARRIQYDVDETDHRDVAETVWAEFLDPLVRDGDRVLEPLDEQRRLVADAEDVALADTEYDTVHGLDAGTINPTTFSNGLVLDIAQAAMSATPSDLDLHRGRTMVMTVHSADATVAFDEDDWTMNDAGYVRTQIRQAPRVNRFEEGVVHALSLYRAESEHARTNADVVDDLLVLDGPIYPTGLLRWADQHPELRTVLEEDEQPKEVVENYVRLVEKFDAKDVPLVGFVKNPAGNAVTRAVRDSFGQAPWVDDAAMFKRLLERGELVDDPDDPEGRRRFERDTDALTATSWFVSRGGTDRVCSRHGDALGVDRRLDPDAYEVTFFAIYDPRTDVLYRVEAPHAVTRDEGQREALQQWALAAVAAERGPPLAVGKADELAKIGAREKASLRETLEETFRARRTRQYDDLRWGDE; from the coding sequence GTGACGCTCGACCCCGTGCACTACGAGGGCATCACGCGCCTCGCCAGACGCATCCAGTACGACGTCGACGAGACCGATCACCGCGACGTCGCCGAGACCGTCTGGGCGGAGTTCCTCGACCCGCTCGTGCGCGACGGCGACCGCGTCCTCGAACCGCTCGACGAGCAGCGACGCCTCGTCGCGGACGCCGAGGACGTCGCGCTCGCCGACACCGAATACGATACCGTGCACGGCCTCGACGCCGGGACGATCAACCCGACGACGTTCTCGAACGGCCTCGTGCTCGACATCGCGCAGGCCGCGATGAGCGCGACCCCGAGCGACCTCGACCTCCACCGCGGCCGCACGATGGTCATGACGGTACACTCCGCGGACGCGACGGTCGCGTTCGACGAGGACGACTGGACGATGAACGACGCCGGCTACGTCCGCACGCAGATCCGGCAGGCGCCTCGCGTCAACCGCTTCGAGGAGGGCGTCGTGCACGCCCTGAGCCTCTATCGTGCCGAGAGCGAGCACGCGCGAACGAACGCGGACGTCGTCGACGACCTCCTCGTCCTCGACGGCCCCATCTACCCGACTGGCCTCCTGCGGTGGGCGGACCAGCACCCCGAACTCCGGACGGTGCTCGAGGAGGACGAGCAACCGAAGGAGGTCGTCGAGAACTACGTTCGCCTCGTCGAGAAATTCGACGCGAAGGACGTCCCCCTCGTCGGGTTCGTGAAGAACCCGGCGGGGAACGCCGTCACGCGAGCGGTCAGGGACTCTTTCGGGCAGGCGCCATGGGTGGACGACGCCGCGATGTTCAAGCGCCTCCTGGAACGCGGCGAACTGGTCGACGACCCCGACGACCCGGAAGGGCGACGGCGGTTCGAGCGCGACACCGACGCGCTCACGGCGACGTCGTGGTTCGTCTCCCGGGGCGGCACCGACCGCGTCTGCTCCCGGCACGGCGACGCCCTCGGCGTCGACCGCCGCCTCGACCCGGACGCCTACGAGGTGACGTTCTTCGCGATCTACGACCCCCGGACGGACGTCCTCTACCGGGTCGAAGCTCCCCACGCCGTCACGCGCGACGAGGGCCAGCGCGAGGCGCTCCAGCAGTGGGCGCTCGCCGCCGTCGCCGCCGAACGTGGCCCGCCGCTGGCAGTCGGGAAGGCCGACGAACTCGCGAAGATCGGCGCCCGCGAGAAGGCGTCGCTCCGCGAGACCCTCGAGGAGACGTTCCGCGCCCGACGCACCCGCCAGTACGACGACCTCCGGTGGGGCGACGAGTAG
- a CDS encoding HalOD1 output domain-containing protein: MGAYQRRSTETPTEAAYHAVSEVTDRDVLDIPPIGRAIEPDSLDAFVEESRTLRAYAITFEYADCDVTVRDDRVRVERLDDGN, encoded by the coding sequence ATGGGCGCGTACCAGCGCCGCTCGACGGAGACGCCGACGGAGGCGGCGTACCACGCCGTCTCGGAGGTGACCGACCGCGACGTGCTCGACATCCCCCCGATCGGGCGGGCGATCGAGCCAGACTCGCTGGACGCGTTCGTCGAGGAGTCGCGGACGCTCCGGGCGTACGCGATCACGTTCGAGTACGCCGACTGCGACGTCACGGTCCGCGACGACCGGGTGCGGGTTGAGCGACTCGACGACGGGAACTGA
- a CDS encoding ATP-binding protein gives MTDLGDFGEFTEDDDAGGDVASGEAASGRTGSSGSDGGGADVQDDDFERVDVSPAGEDDGVGTVAVSAGLQIAEREEDTQLRAYVTTGNRPRVRIGKYLLVPYPDGEKLFCRITGLEYEQAFVSDDANEIHSRRAMRRDGIDEADYKFMATLEPMSIIFEDGAASEMPREDGDADGSDGELKRRMVDRVPKPETVVREASDTEEIKTGLKMPDDGVFLGHLSVGGEKVRTAAEPPTIDYRLKDDYSDGDPLLFRHTLVAGGTGSGKTHGAKNVLRQFLAEDRTYPMADGRESRPAVVMFDPQDEYAQMHDDNPDVDDAFRRRLEREGVAHGGVEDCKAFVPKVGEATYAADHHRAEQVEFTIPFSMVRSRPWLVASAGLNDNQYPALKYLLKRFFDDHGHSGTYSQFRSFLDDPALKEELDEAGRVHEATFDAIKRRTYGFGDVFDQSARSITDVVHEFVRPGGMSVVPTYHVTDSRQTTTVVLALASLLVDQKLSNDPVHDRIKETPLVLGMDEAHNFLTDAEDVQARKVISKFTDAAKQGRKERLGLFLITQDPQDVADPVFKQVNSTVVLNLGDEDAISAVNIPANLEDKVPYMEKGQMVVYSPDNSEPVEIVGLSKCLTKHGR, from the coding sequence ATGACCGACCTCGGGGACTTCGGTGAGTTCACCGAAGACGACGATGCGGGTGGTGATGTTGCGAGTGGTGAGGCTGCGAGTGGGAGGACGGGTTCGTCGGGGAGCGACGGTGGCGGCGCCGACGTGCAGGACGACGACTTCGAGCGCGTGGACGTGTCGCCGGCGGGCGAGGACGACGGAGTTGGGACGGTGGCGGTGTCGGCGGGCCTCCAGATCGCGGAGCGCGAGGAGGACACGCAGCTGCGGGCGTACGTGACGACGGGGAATCGGCCGCGGGTGCGCATCGGGAAGTACTTGCTCGTGCCGTATCCGGACGGCGAGAAGCTGTTCTGTCGCATCACGGGACTGGAGTACGAGCAGGCGTTCGTGAGCGACGACGCGAACGAGATCCACTCGCGGCGGGCGATGCGGCGGGACGGGATCGACGAGGCGGACTACAAGTTCATGGCGACGCTCGAGCCGATGAGTATCATCTTCGAGGACGGCGCGGCGTCGGAGATGCCGCGGGAAGACGGTGACGCCGACGGAAGCGACGGCGAGCTGAAGCGGCGGATGGTCGACCGGGTGCCGAAGCCCGAGACCGTCGTCCGCGAGGCGAGCGACACCGAGGAGATCAAGACCGGGTTGAAGATGCCGGACGACGGCGTGTTCCTCGGGCACCTCTCCGTGGGCGGGGAGAAGGTGCGGACGGCGGCGGAGCCGCCGACGATCGACTACCGCTTGAAGGACGACTACAGCGATGGCGACCCGCTGTTGTTCCGGCACACGCTCGTCGCCGGCGGGACGGGGAGCGGGAAGACTCACGGCGCGAAGAACGTCCTCCGGCAGTTCCTCGCCGAGGACCGCACGTACCCGATGGCGGACGGGCGCGAGTCGCGGCCGGCGGTCGTGATGTTCGACCCGCAGGACGAGTACGCGCAGATGCACGACGACAACCCCGACGTCGACGACGCGTTCCGGCGGCGACTGGAGCGCGAGGGCGTCGCGCACGGCGGCGTGGAGGACTGCAAGGCGTTCGTACCGAAGGTCGGCGAAGCGACGTACGCGGCCGACCACCATCGCGCGGAGCAGGTCGAGTTCACGATCCCGTTCTCGATGGTGCGCTCGCGGCCGTGGCTCGTCGCCAGTGCGGGCCTGAACGACAACCAGTATCCGGCGCTCAAGTACCTCCTGAAGCGTTTCTTCGACGATCACGGTCACTCGGGGACGTACTCGCAGTTCCGGTCGTTCCTCGACGACCCGGCGCTGAAGGAGGAACTCGACGAGGCAGGGCGCGTGCACGAGGCGACGTTCGACGCGATCAAGCGCCGGACGTACGGGTTCGGGGACGTGTTCGACCAGAGCGCGCGCTCGATCACGGACGTCGTCCACGAGTTCGTGCGGCCTGGCGGCATGAGCGTCGTGCCGACGTATCACGTGACGGATTCGCGCCAGACGACGACGGTCGTGCTCGCGCTCGCCAGTCTGCTCGTCGACCAGAAGCTCTCGAACGACCCCGTCCACGACCGCATCAAGGAGACGCCGCTCGTCCTCGGGATGGACGAGGCGCACAACTTCCTCACGGACGCCGAGGACGTGCAGGCGCGGAAGGTCATCTCGAAGTTCACGGACGCCGCCAAGCAGGGCCGGAAGGAACGCCTCGGCCTGTTCCTTATCACGCAGGACCCGCAGGACGTCGCCGACCCCGTGTTCAAGCAGGTGAACTCGACGGTCGTCCTGAACCTCGGCGACGAGGACGCGATCTCGGCGGTGAACATCCCCGCGAACCTCGAGGACAAGGTGCCGTACATGGAGAAGGGCCAGATGGTCGTGTACTCGCCGGACAACTCCGAACCCGTCGAGATCGTCGGGCTCTCCAAGTGCCTGACGAAGCACGGGCGCTGA
- a CDS encoding universal stress protein: MSSHVLVAYDDSPQAEQALSFAREAFPDADLTLLTVIDPADAGSRRRLSLPPLGDEWLERAREDAREHLTAAVDRVEDPDRSVQTAIEIGRPTNAVVDYADAHDVDHVVMGSHGRSGVTRILLGSVAESVIRRSPVPVTVTRGKTNAPEDSSDGTSENGPTGETPEGGPA, translated from the coding sequence ATGTCGTCTCACGTGCTTGTGGCGTACGACGACTCCCCCCAGGCCGAGCAGGCCCTGTCGTTCGCCCGCGAAGCGTTCCCCGACGCCGATCTGACCCTCCTGACAGTCATCGACCCCGCCGACGCCGGATCGCGACGGCGGCTCTCCCTCCCCCCACTGGGCGACGAGTGGCTCGAACGCGCACGCGAAGACGCTCGCGAACATCTCACGGCCGCCGTCGACCGCGTCGAGGACCCCGACCGCAGCGTCCAGACTGCGATCGAGATCGGGCGGCCGACGAACGCCGTCGTCGACTACGCCGACGCGCACGACGTCGACCACGTCGTCATGGGGAGCCACGGCCGCTCCGGCGTCACCCGCATCCTCCTCGGGAGCGTCGCCGAGAGCGTCATCCGTCGGTCGCCCGTCCCCGTCACCGTCACACGCGGCAAGACGAACGCGCCCGAGGACTCCTCGGACGGTACCTCCGAGAACGGACCGACCGGCGAGACGCCCGAGGGAGGCCCCGCCTGA
- a CDS encoding right-handed parallel beta-helix repeat-containing protein has translation MRGLQRMVVLGVVASMFVVSGSAGALAAPAGPASGGTPTTGSATDDAPATTASATDAAPTTIDSCTRIAEPGVYVLGEDVLNASATQDTGISTGNDTARACILIASSDVELHGGGHVLEGEGYANETGSATTTTANETGNAIPSESENATVASSFDESERSQFPVGVAVRGANGSALSNVTVSNLSLSNWAVGALAANASSTSMVDVNASANANVGIEYLDGADGLVANSTADDNGFAGLYASETRNLTVLGGSFDGNGFLGVNFFGGNEAPVVANATVSGSGIAGIAAVQSSDVVVADSTVESSGGDDRLFGFSASYLFVGVSNATVLDSATRDDDSWAVYATDCANGNGTCPNETESESESGPEASGVGAVTVSEIDVDGSSGPVSFGGADVAVGSVDALDDASPADGAFGLGQGVVATNTTRDAFVDLSTSWGSGRPVGVTNTSFSAENGTPGTEFEDASIAVDGDRVAVSGTIWAPNACYTAALSAVEYDSAGDVLTVAVEATQANASTDTACAQVITEVPYRAVVSLSGPPGAVEVVHVHDGERTVVATTAGNETATEPVIASAAAGDRSA, from the coding sequence ATGCGTGGCTTGCAGCGAATGGTCGTCCTCGGCGTGGTCGCATCGATGTTCGTGGTATCGGGTTCGGCTGGCGCGCTCGCCGCTCCGGCGGGCCCCGCGTCCGGCGGGACGCCGACGACGGGGAGCGCGACGGACGACGCACCGGCGACGACGGCGAGTGCGACGGATGCCGCCCCGACGACGATCGACTCCTGTACCCGTATCGCGGAACCGGGCGTGTACGTGCTCGGCGAGGACGTGCTGAACGCGAGCGCGACCCAGGACACCGGGATCTCGACGGGGAACGACACGGCCCGGGCGTGCATCCTGATCGCGTCGAGCGACGTCGAACTGCACGGTGGCGGTCACGTCCTCGAGGGCGAGGGATACGCTAACGAAACCGGGAGCGCGACGACCACGACCGCGAACGAGACGGGGAACGCGATCCCGAGCGAGTCCGAGAACGCGACGGTCGCGTCGTCGTTCGACGAGAGCGAGCGCTCGCAGTTCCCGGTCGGCGTCGCCGTCCGCGGCGCGAACGGGTCGGCGCTCTCGAACGTGACGGTGTCGAACCTCTCGCTCTCGAACTGGGCCGTCGGCGCGCTCGCCGCGAACGCGTCGAGTACGTCGATGGTGGACGTGAACGCGAGCGCGAACGCGAACGTCGGGATCGAGTACCTCGACGGTGCGGACGGACTCGTCGCGAACTCGACCGCGGACGACAACGGCTTCGCGGGCCTGTACGCGAGCGAGACGCGGAACCTGACGGTCCTCGGGGGGTCGTTCGACGGGAACGGCTTTCTGGGCGTGAACTTCTTTGGCGGGAACGAGGCGCCGGTCGTGGCGAACGCGACGGTTTCGGGGAGCGGTATCGCCGGCATCGCGGCGGTCCAGTCCTCGGACGTCGTCGTCGCCGATTCGACCGTCGAGTCGTCCGGCGGCGACGACCGGCTCTTCGGGTTCTCGGCGTCCTACCTGTTCGTCGGCGTGTCGAACGCGACGGTCCTGGATTCGGCGACGCGCGACGACGACTCGTGGGCGGTGTACGCCACGGACTGCGCGAACGGGAACGGTACGTGCCCGAACGAGACCGAGTCCGAGTCCGAGTCCGGGCCCGAGGCGTCGGGCGTCGGCGCGGTGACGGTCTCCGAGATCGACGTCGACGGTAGCTCGGGACCGGTATCGTTCGGCGGTGCGGACGTCGCGGTCGGGAGCGTCGACGCACTGGACGACGCGAGCCCGGCGGACGGCGCCTTCGGCCTCGGGCAGGGCGTCGTCGCGACGAACACCACGCGGGACGCGTTCGTCGACCTGTCGACGTCGTGGGGGAGCGGCCGGCCGGTGGGCGTGACGAACACCTCGTTCTCCGCGGAGAACGGCACGCCCGGTACGGAGTTCGAGGACGCGTCGATCGCCGTCGACGGCGACCGAGTGGCCGTCTCGGGCACGATCTGGGCGCCGAACGCGTGCTACACCGCCGCGCTTTCTGCCGTCGAGTACGACTCGGCCGGGGACGTCCTGACGGTGGCCGTCGAGGCGACGCAGGCGAATGCCTCGACAGACACGGCGTGCGCACAGGTCATCACGGAGGTCCCCTACCGGGCCGTCGTCTCGCTGTCGGGGCCACCGGGGGCCGTCGAGGTCGTGCACGTCCACGACGGCGAGCGAACGGTCGTCGCCACCACGGCCGGGAACGAGACGGCGACCGAACCGGTGATCGCGTCAGCAGCGGCTGGGGACCGTTCGGCGTGA
- a CDS encoding putative RNA uridine N3 methyltransferase, protein MTTSVLVPSSLTREAEDKREATRKLGYVARAATVFRADRLVVFPDEDGERKRGGGFVRTVLEYAATPPYLRKEAWGKRPELEYAGVLPPLLATSQTGSESNGSGSLRQGIVTEVGPEGRVRVNCGLQHPISLNVPPAMEVAEGERVTVRVSSRRPVRARLVDDPLPGLDVSQSTISAALGREDAGVTIAASRHGEELSVSRLDTLAGRIQTDGTTVVFGAPERGLPPILGVDADAVGTDAVESGNRPGFDLWVNSIPNQGSEVVRTEEAMFATLACLTLTR, encoded by the coding sequence ATGACCACCAGCGTGCTCGTGCCGTCGTCCCTCACCCGGGAAGCCGAGGACAAACGCGAGGCAACTCGCAAACTCGGTTACGTCGCCCGCGCGGCGACCGTCTTCCGGGCCGACCGACTCGTCGTCTTCCCCGACGAAGACGGCGAACGGAAACGGGGCGGCGGGTTCGTACGCACCGTACTCGAATACGCCGCAACGCCCCCCTACCTCCGAAAGGAGGCCTGGGGCAAGCGGCCCGAACTGGAGTACGCGGGCGTCCTGCCGCCGCTACTCGCCACGTCACAGACCGGCTCCGAATCAAACGGTTCGGGGTCGTTAAGACAGGGAATCGTGACCGAGGTCGGACCTGAAGGGCGCGTCCGGGTCAATTGCGGACTGCAACACCCGATCTCCCTCAACGTCCCTCCGGCGATGGAGGTGGCTGAGGGAGAGCGCGTCACCGTCAGGGTCTCTTCGAGAAGACCGGTTCGTGCGCGACTCGTCGACGACCCCCTTCCGGGGCTCGACGTCTCGCAATCGACCATCTCGGCAGCACTCGGCCGTGAGGACGCGGGCGTGACGATCGCCGCCTCGCGACACGGAGAGGAGCTCTCCGTGTCCAGGCTGGACACGCTCGCCGGGCGCATTCAGACGGACGGAACGACCGTCGTCTTCGGAGCGCCCGAGAGAGGGCTGCCGCCGATCCTCGGCGTCGACGCCGACGCCGTGGGTACCGACGCAGTCGAATCCGGAAACCGACCCGGGTTCGACCTCTGGGTGAACTCGATTCCGAATCAGGGCAGCGAGGTGGTGCGAACCGAAGAGGCGATGTTCGCAACTCTCGCCTGCCTCACCCTAACGAGGTAA
- a CDS encoding plastocyanin/azurin family copper-binding protein, which produces MKALGAGTAAGALGWATLGAGDEGDAVAGIDEHTEAVHDVQTLISVPSTNPDRPADFFYEPTGLHVQPGDVVRWRFTTPDHNVVGMHPAFGMRRRVPTGVEAFSSPLLGFDPDTIPGDMIEPPAPPVAEGGGDGGEGEPTNATTATEMDETTTATEDATTTNANATTTTANATTTDANATMAEDATATTGAATADEQAGPTPDTWLLSFDTPGVYDIICSPHEAFGMAMRIVVGDETSAEFETSDPEALPEPRAGPVGLARVTLTDPALEPEAIVEEGTVSWSDLEANQSGDGGGEGEDGGEGDGGGEGEGDDGDDDEGTETGTTTSA; this is translated from the coding sequence ATGAAAGCACTCGGCGCCGGGACGGCCGCCGGCGCGCTCGGGTGGGCGACGCTCGGCGCTGGCGACGAAGGCGACGCAGTCGCCGGCATCGACGAGCACACCGAGGCCGTCCACGACGTCCAGACGCTCATCAGCGTCCCATCGACGAATCCAGACCGCCCAGCGGACTTCTTCTACGAACCCACCGGCCTCCACGTCCAGCCGGGAGACGTCGTCCGATGGCGGTTCACGACGCCGGACCACAACGTCGTCGGCATGCATCCCGCGTTCGGCATGCGTCGGCGCGTCCCGACCGGCGTCGAAGCGTTCTCCTCGCCGCTCCTCGGGTTCGATCCCGACACGATCCCCGGTGACATGATCGAACCACCAGCGCCGCCCGTCGCGGAGGGCGGCGGTGACGGCGGCGAGGGCGAACCGACGAACGCCACCACCGCGACCGAGATGGACGAGACGACGACCGCGACCGAGGACGCCACGACGACTAACGCGAACGCCACGACGACTACCGCGAACGCCACGACGACCGACGCGAACGCGACGATGGCCGAAGACGCCACCGCGACCACCGGCGCAGCGACCGCCGACGAGCAGGCCGGCCCCACACCGGACACGTGGCTGCTGTCGTTCGACACGCCCGGCGTCTACGACATCATCTGCTCGCCCCACGAGGCGTTCGGGATGGCGATGCGGATCGTCGTCGGCGACGAGACCAGCGCCGAGTTCGAGACCAGCGACCCCGAAGCACTCCCCGAACCGAGAGCCGGCCCCGTCGGACTCGCGCGAGTCACGCTCACCGACCCCGCGCTCGAGCCCGAAGCCATCGTCGAAGAAGGCACCGTCTCGTGGTCCGACCTCGAGGCGAACCAGTCCGGCGACGGCGGCGGTGAAGGCGAGGACGGCGGCGAGGGCGACGGCGGCGGTGAAGGCGAGGGCGACGACGGCGACGATGACGAAGGCACCGAGACCGGAACGACGACCAGCGCCTGA
- the mch gene encoding methenyltetrahydromethanopterin cyclohydrolase — protein sequence MESLNRMAIELVDEAIDFAEQLHVGAFELDNEATVLDFGVEFDGGIEAGLLLSEIQTAGLATVQSTLGDVAGAPLTHVEVTTDHPAYALLCSQKAGWEVSVEDFEGLGSGPARALVGEEDVFRQIGYHDAFDLTALAIETEALPGEAVAEHVAELTETNVESVFLLAFPTASVAGSVSMAARAAELATFRLAELGYDPLSVLSVTAEAPVAPVAPTEDEAMARTNDALAYGGEVHVVVDQGFDRFDEVASTAADTYGKPFAEVFEEKDWNFQQIPKDVFAPAKVTIDVRGGPTETYGETDEELLAESFDLA from the coding sequence ATGGAGAGCCTGAACCGGATGGCCATCGAGCTCGTCGACGAGGCCATCGACTTCGCGGAGCAGTTGCACGTGGGAGCGTTCGAACTCGACAACGAGGCGACAGTGCTCGACTTCGGCGTGGAGTTCGACGGCGGCATCGAGGCCGGCCTCCTCCTCTCGGAGATCCAGACCGCGGGGCTGGCGACGGTGCAGTCGACGCTCGGCGACGTCGCCGGGGCGCCGTTGACGCACGTCGAGGTGACGACGGACCACCCGGCGTACGCGCTCCTGTGCTCGCAGAAGGCGGGCTGGGAGGTCAGCGTCGAGGACTTCGAGGGCCTGGGGAGCGGGCCGGCGCGCGCGCTCGTCGGCGAGGAGGACGTGTTCCGGCAGATCGGGTACCACGACGCGTTCGACCTGACGGCGCTCGCGATCGAGACGGAGGCGCTGCCGGGCGAGGCCGTCGCCGAGCACGTCGCCGAGTTGACGGAGACGAACGTCGAGAGCGTGTTCCTGCTGGCGTTCCCGACGGCGAGCGTCGCGGGGAGCGTGAGCATGGCGGCGCGCGCCGCGGAACTCGCGACGTTCCGCCTCGCGGAACTCGGCTACGACCCGCTGTCCGTGCTGTCCGTGACCGCGGAAGCGCCGGTCGCGCCGGTCGCGCCCACGGAGGACGAGGCGATGGCGCGAACGAACGACGCGCTCGCGTACGGCGGCGAAGTCCACGTCGTCGTCGACCAGGGGTTCGACCGGTTCGACGAGGTCGCGAGCACCGCCGCGGACACGTACGGGAAGCCGTTCGCGGAGGTGTTCGAGGAGAAGGACTGGAACTTCCAGCAGATCCCGAAGGACGTGTTCGCGCCGGCGAAGGTCACGATCGACGTCCGCGGCGGCCCGACCGAGACGTACGGGGAGACGGACGAGGAACTGCTCGCGGAGAGCTTCGACCTCGCGTAG
- a CDS encoding thiamine-binding protein, producing MTTVAFLSVAPVTEDSMASEVAKAVAALDDFDVAYETTPMGTTIEADDAATVFAAAQAAHDAVDGDRVSTFLKVDDKRTAVTTAESKVDRVEEELGHEARSNRD from the coding sequence ATGACGACTGTGGCGTTCCTCTCGGTCGCACCGGTGACGGAAGACAGCATGGCGAGCGAGGTCGCGAAGGCCGTCGCCGCCCTCGACGACTTCGACGTCGCCTACGAGACGACGCCGATGGGGACGACCATCGAAGCCGACGACGCCGCCACCGTATTCGCCGCCGCCCAGGCCGCGCACGACGCCGTCGACGGCGACCGCGTCTCCACGTTCCTCAAGGTCGACGACAAACGCACCGCCGTCACCACCGCCGAGTCCAAGGTCGACCGCGTCGAAGAAGAACTCGGCCACGAAGCCCGCTCGAATCGCGACTGA
- a CDS encoding FAD-binding oxidoreductase gives MSLKTPASNDQVITDFAARLRGTAIRPEDEGYDDARTVWNAMIDEHPALIVQCAGAADVISAVNFAREHDYTISVKGGGHNIAGRAVQDDALTIDLSQLNSVRVDPDAKTARVEPGVVLNELDHETQAFGLATPVGYNSRTGIAGLTLGGGWGWLSRKYGLTVDNLRSADVVTADGELVHASEDENEDLFWGLRGGGGNFGIVTSFEFQLHEVGPTVLSGPIVHPLEDAAAVLSEYREYATEAPNDATVWFVVRHAPPLEVIPEEWHGRKVLILAAFYAGDMEDGERVLQPLRDIGDPVADAIGPHPYAGWQGAFDGLAPAGNRNYWKSHNFVEMTDGMIENFVEYGERIPSELTEIACAQLGGAINDLPVDATAYPHRNATFTMNVHTQWEDPAQDAECIAWARDLHEAMTPHATGGVYANFVPEEVGDEQAAYRENYDRLVAVKNEWDPENVFHLNHNVEPSE, from the coding sequence ATGTCTTTAAAAACACCGGCGAGTAACGACCAAGTCATCACCGACTTCGCGGCGAGGCTCCGCGGCACCGCCATCCGACCCGAGGACGAGGGCTACGACGATGCCCGAACCGTCTGGAACGCGATGATCGACGAACACCCTGCGCTCATCGTGCAGTGCGCCGGGGCCGCGGACGTGATCAGTGCGGTGAACTTCGCGAGAGAACACGACTACACGATCTCCGTGAAGGGCGGCGGGCACAACATCGCGGGCCGGGCCGTCCAGGACGACGCCCTCACGATCGACCTGTCACAGCTGAACTCGGTTCGGGTCGACCCGGACGCGAAGACCGCGCGCGTCGAACCGGGCGTCGTCCTGAACGAACTCGATCACGAGACGCAAGCGTTCGGTCTCGCGACCCCCGTCGGGTACAACTCGAGGACCGGAATCGCCGGACTCACGCTCGGCGGCGGCTGGGGCTGGCTCTCGCGCAAGTACGGTCTAACCGTCGACAACCTCCGCTCGGCGGACGTCGTCACCGCCGACGGCGAACTCGTTCACGCAAGCGAGGACGAGAACGAGGACCTCTTCTGGGGGCTCCGCGGCGGTGGCGGCAACTTCGGGATCGTCACGTCCTTCGAGTTCCAGTTGCACGAGGTCGGCCCGACCGTCCTCTCCGGCCCCATCGTGCATCCGCTCGAGGACGCCGCGGCGGTCCTCTCCGAGTACCGCGAGTACGCGACCGAAGCGCCCAACGATGCGACGGTCTGGTTCGTCGTCCGGCACGCGCCGCCTCTCGAGGTCATCCCCGAGGAGTGGCACGGCCGGAAGGTCCTCATCCTCGCCGCGTTCTACGCCGGCGACATGGAGGACGGCGAGAGGGTGCTCCAGCCGCTCCGCGACATCGGCGACCCGGTCGCCGACGCCATCGGCCCGCATCCCTACGCCGGCTGGCAGGGGGCGTTCGACGGCCTCGCGCCGGCCGGGAACCGGAACTACTGGAAGTCCCACAACTTCGTCGAGATGACCGACGGCATGATCGAGAACTTCGTCGAGTACGGCGAGCGCATCCCCTCCGAACTCACGGAGATCGCGTGCGCGCAACTCGGCGGCGCCATCAACGACCTGCCCGTCGACGCGACCGCGTACCCGCACCGGAACGCCACGTTCACGATGAACGTCCACACGCAGTGGGAGGACCCCGCGCAGGACGCGGAGTGCATCGCGTGGGCGCGCGACCTCCACGAGGCGATGACGCCGCACGCGACCGGTGGCGTGTACGCCAACTTCGTCCCGGAGGAGGTCGGTGACGAGCAGGCCGCCTACCGCGAGAACTACGACAGGCTGGTCGCGGTGAAAAACGAGTGGGACCCGGAGAACGTGTTCCATCTGAACCACAACGTCGAACCCAGCGAGTGA
- a CDS encoding universal stress protein — protein MDKALAVVRRDSDATTELLREAGEFAAGVDAELVVLHVMPEDEYEDRMGSRMETGSGGGTFSIDEAEREATFIAKEAARDAFADVDVDYELVGIVGHVVDDALDVADQRNCDHLFVSGRRRSPSGKAFFGDVTQRLLLNFDGMVTVSLHDK, from the coding sequence ATGGACAAAGCACTCGCAGTCGTGCGACGCGATTCCGACGCGACGACCGAACTCCTCCGCGAAGCCGGCGAGTTCGCCGCCGGCGTCGACGCGGAACTCGTCGTCCTGCACGTGATGCCCGAAGACGAGTACGAGGACCGGATGGGGTCCCGCATGGAGACCGGGAGCGGCGGCGGCACGTTCTCGATAGACGAGGCCGAACGCGAGGCGACGTTCATCGCGAAGGAAGCCGCCCGCGACGCGTTCGCGGACGTCGACGTCGACTACGAACTCGTCGGGATCGTCGGACACGTCGTCGACGACGCTCTCGACGTCGCCGACCAGAGGAACTGCGATCACCTGTTCGTCTCCGGGCGTCGCCGCTCGCCGAGCGGGAAGGCGTTCTTCGGGGACGTCACGCAACGCCTCCTCCTGAACTTCGACGGCATGGTCACCGTCTCGCTCCACGACAAGTAA